Proteins encoded by one window of Deinococcus radiodurans R1 = ATCC 13939 = DSM 20539:
- the rplL gene encoding 50S ribosomal protein L7/L12: MAYDKQALIDQLGQLTIMELADLIDGLKETWGVTAAVAVSGGGAGAASPAAEEKTEFDVVLIDAGASKINVIKEIRGITGLGLKEAKDMSEKGGVLKEGVAKDEAEKMKAQLEAAGARVELK; this comes from the coding sequence ATGGCATACGACAAACAAGCTCTGATTGACCAACTCGGCCAGCTCACCATCATGGAACTCGCGGACCTCATCGACGGCCTCAAGGAAACCTGGGGCGTTACTGCCGCTGTGGCCGTGAGTGGTGGCGGCGCCGGCGCCGCGAGCCCCGCTGCTGAAGAGAAGACCGAATTTGACGTGGTGCTCATTGACGCTGGCGCAAGCAAGATCAACGTCATTAAGGAAATCCGCGGCATCACCGGCCTGGGGCTGAAGGAAGCCAAGGACATGAGCGAAAAGGGTGGCGTGCTGAAGGAAGGCGTCGCCAAGGACGAAGCCGAGAAGATGAAGGCCCAGCTCGAAGCTGCTGGCGCCAGGGTCGAACTCAAGTAA
- the rplJ gene encoding 50S ribosomal protein L10, with the protein MANEKNQQTLGSLKDSLQGIETFYVVDYQGLTAGQLTQLRKDIREKGGQLIVAKNTLLNLALQEGGRDFDDALKGPSALVLAQEDPAGVAKALSDAAGRNDRGIPTVKGGFVEGSKVDVAVVQRLASLGSKTTLQAELVGVLSAHLSNFVGILEAYREKLEGEGGSESA; encoded by the coding sequence GTGGCGAACGAAAAGAACCAGCAGACGCTGGGCAGCCTCAAGGACAGCCTTCAGGGCATCGAGACGTTCTACGTCGTCGATTACCAGGGCCTGACCGCCGGGCAGCTCACGCAACTGCGCAAAGACATCCGTGAAAAGGGCGGGCAGCTCATCGTTGCCAAGAACACCCTGCTCAACCTCGCCCTGCAAGAAGGCGGCCGTGACTTCGACGACGCCCTCAAGGGCCCGAGCGCTCTGGTGCTCGCCCAGGAAGACCCCGCCGGTGTGGCGAAGGCCCTGAGCGACGCGGCCGGCAGAAACGACCGCGGCATCCCCACGGTCAAGGGCGGCTTCGTCGAGGGCAGCAAAGTGGACGTGGCCGTCGTGCAGCGTCTGGCAAGCCTCGGCAGCAAGACCACCCTGCAAGCGGAACTCGTCGGTGTGCTCAGCGCTCACCTCAGCAACTTCGTGGGCATCCTCGAAGCGTACCGCGAAAAACTCGAAGGCGAGGGCGGCAGCGAGAGCGCCTAA
- the rplA gene encoding 50S ribosomal protein L1, translated as MPKHGKRYRALEGKVDRNKQYSIDEAAALVKELATAKFDETVEVHFRLGIDPRKSDQNVRGTVALPHGTGRSVRVAVITKGENVQAAEAAGADVVGSDELIERIAGGFMDFDAVVATPDMMAQIGQKLARLLGPRGLLPNPKSGTVGADVAGMVRGLKAGRIEFRNDKTGVVHAPIGKASFESGNLSANYQALISALEGAKPGTAKGVFLRSAYLTTTMGPSIPLALGGAALA; from the coding sequence ATGCCTAAGCACGGCAAGCGTTACCGCGCCCTGGAAGGCAAGGTCGACCGCAACAAGCAGTACTCCATTGACGAAGCCGCCGCGCTGGTCAAGGAACTGGCGACCGCCAAGTTCGACGAAACGGTGGAAGTGCACTTCCGCCTCGGGATCGACCCCCGCAAGAGCGACCAGAACGTGCGTGGCACCGTCGCGCTGCCGCACGGCACGGGCCGCAGCGTGCGCGTGGCCGTGATCACCAAGGGTGAGAACGTCCAGGCCGCCGAAGCCGCCGGCGCCGACGTGGTTGGCAGCGATGAGCTGATCGAGCGCATCGCGGGCGGGTTCATGGACTTCGACGCTGTCGTGGCGACCCCCGACATGATGGCGCAGATCGGTCAGAAGCTCGCGCGTCTGCTCGGGCCGCGCGGTCTGCTCCCTAACCCCAAGAGCGGCACCGTGGGCGCCGACGTGGCGGGCATGGTGCGTGGCCTGAAGGCGGGTCGCATCGAGTTCCGCAACGACAAGACCGGTGTGGTGCACGCGCCCATCGGTAAGGCGAGCTTCGAGTCGGGCAACCTCAGCGCCAACTACCAGGCCCTGATCTCGGCCCTCGAAGGCGCCAAGCCCGGCACTGCCAAGGGCGTGTTCCTGCGCAGCGCTTACCTGACGACCACCATGGGCCCCAGCATTCCGCTGGCCCTGGGTGGCGCCGCCCTCGCGTAA
- the rplK gene encoding 50S ribosomal protein L11, with protein sequence MKKVAGIVKLQLPAGKATPAPPVGPALGQYGANIMEFTKAFNAQTADKGDAIIPVEITIYADRSFTFITKTPPMSYLIRKAAGIGKGSSTPNKAKVGKLNWDQVLEIAKTKMPDLNAGSVEAAANTVAGTARSMGVTVEGGPNA encoded by the coding sequence ATGAAGAAAGTCGCAGGGATTGTCAAACTGCAACTCCCGGCGGGCAAGGCCACCCCGGCCCCCCCTGTCGGTCCCGCGCTCGGTCAGTACGGCGCGAACATCATGGAGTTCACTAAGGCGTTCAACGCCCAGACGGCGGACAAGGGTGACGCGATCATCCCCGTCGAGATCACCATCTATGCCGACCGCTCCTTTACCTTCATCACCAAGACCCCCCCGATGAGCTACCTGATCCGCAAGGCGGCAGGCATCGGCAAGGGCAGCTCGACCCCCAACAAGGCCAAGGTCGGCAAGCTGAACTGGGATCAGGTGCTGGAAATCGCCAAGACCAAGATGCCCGACCTGAACGCGGGGAGCGTCGAAGCCGCCGCCAACACGGTCGCCGGCACCGCCCGCAGCATGGGCGTGACTGTGGAAGGAGGCCCCAATGCCTAA